In the Zingiber officinale cultivar Zhangliang chromosome 5A, Zo_v1.1, whole genome shotgun sequence genome, GCGACGTGAGGGGCCGGTAGAGCTAGTGGGAAGGAAGAGGGGAGGTTTGTACGGcggcttcctcttcttctttaggaGGTCGTCGTCGTCATCGACGAAGTCGTAAGAGCTGGAGTGGTTGTGCTGTGGCATTTCCGTAATTAACGCGAGCAATTATCAGCTGGTCGACAGTGCGCTGGCGTGCAGTCCGGTGGTGGGACGGTTTTATTTACAAGTATTAATGGGCCGTTCCGGGCCGGAAACAAACACGTTCAACCTTGTGAATTGGCCAGATCGGTCCAAGGCTTTGGCTGACACCGGTATAGTTGATTCTGGTTCGTATTAAAATCATCCTCGATTGGTGAAAAATCCCAAAGTCAACCAACAATTAAACAACAACAGAGTCAATAGTCAAAGTCAACTCAAAACCACAGACAAAACGAGGGTCGATCGATCTCCTATTGCATGTTTTGCTTCATCCGATCCAAGAAACACTGTAAATTTTCTATGGCTTTGGAACTCCCTTCGCCATCCCCCATGACTCTCCTCCTCAGCCGCTCCACGCTGGCCTGCATCTCCTCGCCCTCGTCGCTCGCCATCGCCCTTCTGATGCCGTCCTCAATGGCGGACCTCCCGGCGCCGTCAAGCATGGCGCCGATGCCCCACACCTTGACGATGAACGCGGCGTTCACAAACTGGTCCCCGGCGACCGGGTGGCACAGCAGCCTCTTCTCGTACTGGATCGCCTCCAAGGTCGAGTTCCACCCGCAGTGCGTGAGGTAGCACCCCACGGCGGGGCTCCTCAGCACCTCCTCCTGCGGTGCCCAGCTCACGATCATCCCGGCCCGGCTCCCCGGGAACCCGGGCGGAAGGCCGGCCCTCCAGGAATCGTCCTTCAGCACCCACAGGAACGGCCGCCCGGAAGCCTCGAGCCCGAACGCAATCTCGGCGATCTTTTCCGGCGAGAACGGCGCCACCCAGCTGCCGAACGACACGTAGACGACGGAACCGGGAGGGTGCTGCTGCAACCAGCGCAGGCAGCTGCGGTCTGCTTCCCACATGCTGATGTTGGCGGTGCGGTGGGAGAACAACAAGGGGCCAATCGGAAGAGGCCGCGGGTGGTGGTGATGGGAACTCTGCTCAAGTTGACCTGATTCGTCGGGGAAGGAGTTGACCAGTAGATACTGCACGGATTTGGCACGTTCCAGGACTCGCAGCCAGAAGATGAACCGCGACCGTTGGGTGGCAGGGTTGCCCACCAGCCATGGCAACTCCTTGGTGCTCAGCTTGGCTTGCCCCGCCAGGGTCAGTGACTCCTCCGCCGCCGccatctgttcttgatggtttacaGGACTTCCTACATAATTGTTATAAAATTAGTGATCAAGTTtaacaagaaacaaaaaaaaaatctcattttgTCTCTCTGCCCCTACAATTTATAATATTACATTTAATCTTCATAGTttacaaaataaaatcaaaatagaGAAGATTCTATTGCTAATAAATTTTTATGGtcgttttaaaatatattaaatccgAAGAGTATTTCAAAATTATCAGTTACAGTTGGTCTACTTTATATCTGTTTTATAAA is a window encoding:
- the LOC121981798 gene encoding UDP-glycosyltransferase 82A1-like; translated protein: MGQRRRSRSRIVLVPFPAQGHVSPMLHLARLLHASGLDVTVATPDFIHRRLVAAGGGGDGGCRLVSIPSGLDAEGDATPDFSAIERAMESHMPPHLERLLLDEEEEAVTCVVVDLLASWAIPVARRCGVHVAGFWPAMLATFRIISAIPELINRGLISEYGSPVNHQEQMAAAEESLTLAGQAKLSTKELPWLVGNPATQRSRFIFWLRVLERAKSVQYLLVNSFPDESGQLEQSSHHHHPRPLPIGPLLFSHRTANISMWEADRSCLRWLQQHPPGSVVYVSFGSWVAPFSPEKIAEIAFGLEASGRPFLWVLKDDSWRAGLPPGFPGSRAGMIVSWAPQEEVLRSPAVGCYLTHCGWNSTLEAIQYEKRLLCHPVAGDQFVNAAFIVKVWGIGAMLDGAGRSAIEDGIRRAMASDEGEEMQASVERLRRRVMGDGEGSSKAIENLQCFLDRMKQNMQ